A window of the Sabethes cyaneus chromosome 1, idSabCyanKW18_F2, whole genome shotgun sequence genome harbors these coding sequences:
- the LOC128745955 gene encoding uncharacterized protein LOC128745955, protein MLSITRYPSNASPDLPPPPPLISATGQSCSYHPGFWTNTRRGYKSLNCTPNQNRAMANQGKYVRAQEDREHPPSTHEPEEANRSDIDDESMTHDSSSEYSVSGNETSASDSSSSCSTDDDSTRSDDDEVPPEKMEVGASVEANTKDQANSVKESSDTSERMKQIEKVLADLSRTISLLQPSTTGNSTLRPVSPKADHTWNFAHEPLNAQSSYTTVRPEHIKPFPSGVRPNKMWAEWFDFIENFEIAVSLHNTNDPVYKVKLLYLSLGKELQAIVKATNLRPSLTDPNCYTKFVKSIEVHLRSMTDTVAEHQSFTKLKQGDNESAVAFHARLIRNVKLCGYSASDQGQFVRTQLLNGLRNDDLVKAARVYGYDTNFIVQSATRDETFAAETLERAPDTNVLRIDQRFESSRKRINTRQEPSFTSAKFRRTNLNYEQMPQRRAFPPKWEGETNFSIPRTQGRRTRCPRCNNVYHRNPQCPALSRTCDKCGKRGHFAITCRTGRLVQQVAVPSDIASFGEELSDDKQNVNALTLADATVNCSIGSANLIGFLVDSGADVNVPYNSLHSYASDKPMPVECTFRAIIGVPGTTKPSVVATFYVVPNGARSLLGRSTAHDLKLLQIGNAVNNFESVDAIFPKMPGVQVKFSVNKSIPPTKNAYYNVPAAFREAARARLHEMEKCGIIERVTKAPLWISGMSAVSKGKSDFRLVVNMRAPNKAINREYFRLPLLDEMRVKLHGAKYFSKLDLKNAFHHLELSEDSRDLTTFLAEDGMYRFSRLMFGVNCAPEIFQREMVRLFANIKNVIIYIDDILIFAENLKKLQQTVSQVLQILQDNNLTLNVAKCEYNKTSIKFLGHQLDGDGFHVVEEKIKSVRNFREPTTISELRSFLGLASYVSSYVGNFAEISRPLWEIVTKKTWTWDTQQKKSFELIKQRILHCTTALGFFSEIDKTILYTDASPNALGAVLVQESKTCTPRIISFASKALTETERKYAQNQREALSAVWGVEHFSYFLLGRHFTLRTDAQGVAFILNRAREESKRALTRADGWALRLSPYSYDVEYVRGQDNIADPSSRLYNGKDEAFDDETSPWETGMLEANSVEILTDDEIVHATSHDETLQLVVTALQSGDWSNVHTSYRKVRDDLSVRDGIIVKTGCAVIPPSLRDKALRVAHEGHPSIAKMKCIIRQRVWWPGMATNVQNWVESCETCATNGKPEKATPMQRVFIPKAVWETIAIDFNGPYVLLGGISILVIIDYRSRFLFAKPVKSTSFENTRKVLDEIFEKEGYPKNIKSDNGPPFNGAEYREYCVQRGIKPIFSTPLFPQQNGMVESSMKVVNKAISAAISNKTNYVIELREALNAHNSAAHSVTQLPPEEIMVGRKIRRGLPLIIRGKSLIDDALLDQRDRKAKLEGKRREDIRRGARECRVKVGDTVIIQRQLRTKGQSRFSPTRYRVTGENNGSLVLLSEDGQIIKRHITQTKRVFPWKNHRQTIDEKGVNPGNATAAGDRKSSRIKKAPAYLDKYVRPIEQ, encoded by the exons ATGTTGAGCATAACGCGTTACCCTAGTAACGCTTCGCCCGACCTACCACCACCTCCACCACTCATAAGCGCGACCGGGCAGAGCTGCTCCTACCATCCCGGCTTTTGGACCAACACTCGCCGAG GATACAAATCTCTAAACTGCACTCCCAACCAAAATCGAGCAATGGCAAACCAGGGAAAATACGTTCGAGCCCAGGAAGACCGCGAGCATCCCCCAAGCACCCATGAGCCGGAAGAAGCAAACCGCAGTGATATAGACGACGAAAGTATGACTCACGATAGCAGCAGCGAATATTCAGTGAGCGGAAATGAGACCAGTGCCAGTGACAGTAGCAGCTCTTGCAGTACAGACGACGACTCTACTCGAAGTGACGACGACGAAGTACCCCCGGAGAAAATGGAAGTTGGTGCAAGTGTTGAGGCTAACACCAAAGACCAAGCGAACTCCGTAAAAGAAAGCAGCGACACAAGTGAGCGTATGAAACAAATAGAAAAAGTTCTCGCGGACCTGTCGAGGACTATCAGTCTACTCCAGCCATCCACCACTGGTAACAGCACCTTACGCCCGGTTAGCCCCAAAGCTGATCATACCTGGAACTTCGCCCATGAGCCGTTAAATGCCCAGAGCTCGTATACAACCGTACGTCCGGAACATATCAAACCTTTCCCCAGTGGTGTCCGTCCGAATAAAATGTGGGCTGAATGGTTCGATTTCATAGAAAACTTCGAGATTGCGGTGTCGTTGCATAACACGAACGACCCCGTTTATAAGGTAAAATTGCTATACTTGTCGCTCGGAAAAGAGCTACAGGCGATTGTCAAAGCCACTAACCTGCGACCCAGCTTGACTGATCCGAATTGCTACACGAAGTTCGTTAAAAGCATTGAAGTTCACTTGCGCTCTATGACAGACACGGTCGCCGAACACCAATCATTTACGAAGTTGAAGCAAGGAGATAATGAATCAGCAGTCGCATTTCATGCCCGCCTCATAAGAAATGTTAAGCTTTGCGGTTACAGTGCTAGTGACCAAGGACAATTCGTGCGAACACAATTGCTGAATGGCCTAAGAAATGATGATTTAGTGAAAGCAGCGCGCGTCTACGGGTACGATACTAATTTTATTGTACAATCAGCTACTCGTGATGAAACGTTCGCTGCAGAAACGCTCGAACGAGCGCCTGACACCAATGTATTACGGATTGACCAGCGCTTCGAATCCAGTAGGAAAAGAATCAACACTCGCCAAGAGCCCAGCTTCACATCTGCCAAATTTCGTCGTACGAACCTCAATTATGAGCAAATGCCGCAACGCAGGGCGTTCCCGCCGAAATGGGAAGGCGAGACCAATTTCTCAATTCCACGAACACAGGGACGTCGGACACGCTGCCCGAGATGTAATAATGTTTACCATAGGAACCCACAGTGCCCTGCGTTATCCAGGACATGCGATAAATGCGGAAAAAGAGGTCATTTTGCCATCACATGTCGGACAGGAAGACTCGTGCAACAGGTAGCAGTGCCCTCCGATATCGCATCCTTTGGTGAAGAGCTCAGTGATGACAAGCAG AATGTAAACGCCCTCACCTTGGCAGATGCAACAGTCAACTGCAGTATCGGTTCTGCAAATCTCATCGGGTTTCTAGTTGATTCTGGAGCCGACGTTAACGTT CCTTACAATAGTTTGCATAGTTATGCTTCCGATAAACCAATGCCTGTAGAATGCACATTTAGAGCAATTATCGGAGTTCCAGGAACAACCAAACCATCAGTAGTTGCTACATTTTACGTCGTTCCCAACGGAGCAAGATCATTGCTAGGCCGGTCCACCGCCCACGACTTAAAACTCCTCCAGATAGGAAATGCTGTGAATAATTTTGAGAGCGTTGATGCTATTTTCCCCAAGATGCCGGGAGTGCAagtaaaatttagcgttaacaagtcGATACCCCCAACTAAAAACGCCTATTATAATGTTCCAGCAGCTTTCAGGGAAGCTGCTCGGGCTAGACTACATGAGATGGAAAAGTGCGGGATAATCGAAAGAGTGACGAAAGCACCTCTCTGGATAAGCGGCATGTCTGCCGTGTCTAAAGGCAAATCGGACTTCAGGCTCGTGGTGAACATGAGAGCACCTAATAAGGCGATAAATAGGGAATATTTTAGATTGCCTTTGTTGGACGAAATGAGAGTCAAACTGCACGGTGCAAAATATTTctcgaaattggatttaaaaaacGCGTTTCATCATCTGGAGCTTAGCGAAGATTCACGTGACCTTACTACCTTTCTCGCAGAAGACGGCATGTACCGGTTTTCACGACTAATGTTCGGGGTCAATTGCGCTCCCGAAATCTTCCAACGAGAGATGGTTCGTCTATTTGCTAATATAAAGAACGTGATAATTTATATAGATGACATTTTGATCTTTGCGGAAAATCTGAAGAAATTGCAACAAACCGTTAGTCAAGTGCTACAAATACTACAAGACAATAATTTAACGCTTAATGTGGCGAAGTGCGAATACAACAAGACCAGTATAAAGTTTTTAGGACACCAGTTGGACGGTGATGGGTTCCACgttgttgaagagaaaataaaaagtGTGCGTAATTTCCGAGAACCTACCACAATTTCGGAGCTGAGAAGCTTCTTAGGCCTTGCGTCCTACGTCAGCTCGTATGTGGGAAATTTCGCTGAAATATCTCGCCCGTTGTGGGAAATCGTAACGAAGAAAACGTGGACATGGGACACACAGCAGAAAAAGTCATTCGAGCTTATTAAACAGCGCATACTACACTGCACAACGGCTCTGGGGTTTTTCTCGGAGATCGACAAAACTATTTTATATACTGATGCTTCCCCTAACGCATTAGGTGCCGTACTGGTTCAAGAGAGCAAAACTTGTACCCCTAGAATAATCAGTTTTGCGTCCAAAGCACTTACGGAAACCGAAAGGAAATATGCCCAGAACCAACGCGAGGCACTCAGTGCCGTTTGGGGAGTTGAGcacttttcttattttcttttgggAAGGCATTTCACACTCCGCACGGACGCGCAAGGTGTAGCGTTTATCCTCAACAGAGCACGGGAGGAATCCAAAAGGGCTTTAACTCGAGCAGATGGCTGGGCGCTCAGATTAAGCCCGTATAGTTACGATGTGGAGTACGTTCGTGGACAGGACAACATTGCAGATCCGTCATCTAGACTATACAATGGCAAAGACGAGGCTTTCGACGACGAAACCAGCCCTTGGGAAACTGGAATGTTAGAAGCGAACTCAGTTGAAATTCTTACCGATGATGAAATTGTACACGCCACGTCACATGACGAGACGCTTCAATTGGTTGTAACAGCATTACAAAGCGGGGATTGGTCAAATGTGCATACCAGTTACCGGAAAGTTCGAGACGACTTGTCCGTTCGCGACGGCATAATCGTAAAAACTGGATGTGCTGTTATACCACCATCGCTGCGAGACAAAGCCTTAAGAGTTGCACACGAAGGTCATCCCTCTATAGCGAAAATGAAATGCATAATTAGGCAACGAGTTTGGTGGCCGGGAATGGCGACCAATGTGCAAAACTGGGTGGAATCTTGCGAAACTTGTGCAACAAATGGCAAACCGGAAAAAGCGACTCCCATGCAAAGAGTGTTCATTCCGAAAGCCGTATGGGAGACAATCGCAATCGACTTCAATGGTCCGTATGTCCTACTCGGAGGAATTTCGATTCTTGTCATAATCGATTACAGATCAAGATTCCTTTTCGCGAAACCCGTAAAATCGACTAGCTTCGAGAACACAAGGAAGGTGCTTGATGAAATATTTGAAAAGGAAGGATACCCGAAAAACATCAAGTCGGATAACGGACCCCCGTTCAATGGCGCAGAATACAGAGAGTATTGCGTACAACGGGGAATAAAACCGATATTCTCCACGCCTCTTTTTCCACAGCAGAATGGGATGGTCGAAAGCAGTATGAAAGTTGTAAATAAGGCGATTTCTGCTGCTATTTCGAATAAAACCAATTATGTTATTGAGTTACGCGAGGCATTAAATGCTCACAATTCTGCAGCCCATAGTGTAACACAGCTTCCACCTGAGGAAATCATGGTAGGGCGAAAAATTAGACGTGGTTTGCCACTTATAATCCGGGGAAAATCGCTTATAGATGATGCACTCTTGGACCAGAGAGATCGGAAAGCGAAGCTTGAAGGAAAGCGTAGGGAGGATATACGCCGTGGGGCGCGTGAATGCCGGGTTAAGGTCGGTGATACCGTTATCATCCAGCGTCAACTTCGCACTAAAGGGCAGTCCCGATTTTCGCCAACAAGATACAGGGTCACGGGAGAAAACAACGGAAGCTTGGTACTCCTCAGTGAAGATGGTCAAATCATTAAACGACATATAACGCAGACGAAGAGGGTGTTTCCCTGGAAAAACCATCGCCAAACTATCGACGAGAAAGGCGTGAATCCAGGCAACGCTACTGCAGCAGGTGATCGTAAATCCAGTCGAATAAAGAAGGCCCCAGCGTACTTAGATAAGTACGTCCGACCAATAGAACAATAA